In a single window of the Thamnophis elegans isolate rThaEle1 chromosome 8, rThaEle1.pri, whole genome shotgun sequence genome:
- the LOC116512064 gene encoding weak neurotoxin WNTX34-like, whose amino-acid sequence MKTLLLALLVVTVVCLDFGKDAPWNVTNAPEQLAEPYTNVPMGRISALEEGHGTKMSQQPLICSFVFFLIIILCVSFKGFLVVKGCAATCPTVKPKETIECCSTDRCNF is encoded by the exons ATGAAAACTCTGCTGCTGGCCTTGCTGGTGGTGACCGTCGTGTGCCTGGACTTTGGTAAG GACGCACCCTGGAATGTTACCAATGCCCCAGAGCAACTTGCAGAACCATACACAAATGTCCCAATGGGCAGAATCTCTGCTTTAGAAGAAGGACATGGTACAAAAATGTCG cAACAACCACTGATCTGTTCTttcgtattttttttaataataattctttgTGTTTCCTTCAAAGGATTCCTGGTAGTAAAGGGATGTGCTGCTACCTGCCCTACTGTGAAACCCAAAGAGACCATTGAGTGTTGCTCAACAGACCGTTGCAACTTTTAG